From Candidatus Binataceae bacterium, the proteins below share one genomic window:
- the secG gene encoding preprotein translocase subunit SecG — protein sequence MYTVVLAFHVVVCLVLCVVVLLQQGKGADIGAVFGGSSQTVFGSSGAGNFLTRLTGGLAVTFFCTSLYLAYSSTHRVSASVFNGAPPISAPAVPAPMAPKIPAKPPAHQ from the coding sequence ATGTACACAGTCGTTTTAGCTTTTCATGTGGTCGTGTGCCTGGTGCTGTGCGTGGTGGTTTTGCTACAGCAGGGCAAAGGCGCGGATATTGGCGCGGTTTTTGGTGGTTCCAGCCAGACTGTGTTCGGCTCCAGTGGGGCCGGCAATTTTCTCACCCGTTTGACCGGCGGGCTGGCGGTGACCTTCTTTTGCACTTCGCTATATTTGGCCTACAGCTCGACCCATCGCGTCAGCGCCAGCGTCTTTAACGGCGCGCCACCCATCAGCGCGCCCGCCGTACCAGCACCAATGGCGCCCAAGATCCCGGCCAAACCGCCGGCCCATCAATAA